In Crinalium epipsammum PCC 9333, the genomic window CAGGGTGAGCGATGAAGAGGTTTTCGTAGAAGCTGGCAGCAAATTCATCAGCGTGAGGTTTGATTTTTTCAAAACTACTTTCCAGTATTTCTACGGCTAATTTTGGCTCTTGTTCGGGAACTGATTCTTGTGGGTGATTAGCTGGTATAGTTACCTGTTGATCTGGAATTATCTCTGTTTCTAATGGAACTTCTTCAGGTGTAATTTCAACACCTGCGCCTTTTAACATCAAGGCAGTAATTGCGCCGTAGGCATCGATCCACGCTTGTTTGACTTCAGTAGTCCAATCTTGCTGAAGATACTGCTCAAAGGTTGTTATCAGTGCTTCTCCCACTGCGGGGTAAGAATTGGCGATCGCTCCATAACCAATGTGTCTCTCTCCTAGTACTTTAAGAACTGGTTCCAAAGCTTCTGGAGAACGGAGATTTTCTACTACTAATACCAAAGCATTAAGCAGCTTTTTCTGTTGTTTTGCCATCTCGGTATTGGCAAATAGCGGTTGCACTTCTGGATAAAGTTGAAACAAATTCTCGTAGAAGCTGGCGGCAAATTCATCAGCGTGAGGTTTAATTTTCTCGAAACTTTGCTCTAAAAGCTCAACATTTAAAGACATATTTTTTACCTAACTTCCGAGCCGAATTTTCCCATCTTTTAAGACGGGGTTTTATTCAGTATCCAATTAAAGCCGGATGCTTTTGATATTGATTGAGTTGTAAAATGTGTGTATAAGAGCCAGAAATTGAGCTTATAAACTTAAATCTTCCAACTCTTGCGACAAAATAGACATAAATTCTTCTGCATCCTTGATGCCCATTTCTCCCAATTTTTTCCACTCTTCGCTGCTGTAATCTAAATCAAGTCCCATTACGTCTTGTGTCCAGTAAGGCAAATTAGATGGATTTTCCATTAGCTCACAGGTGAGCTTTAATATTTCTGTTCCGGTCATATTTTTTCTCTTTTTTATCGCCAAGCAGAAGGATAGTAACTTCGCCAAATTACTTTCTGGGGGCATGGATATGAGAAATGCCATATTTTGTGCCAGAATAAATTTGTTTAATTTCATTAGTACTTTTCCTCGTTTTTGGGTATTTAAATAAGTTTTTTTGAAAATAAAGTTAATTATAGCAGCCACCAAGGCGCTCAAGGCATTTTTTATAACTAAAACCCTTATTAGCAAAGCTTTTAAGAAAAGCTAATTGCTATAAATATCTTTAGTAAAATGCAATTTTAAGTTATAGTTTTAACATTTTTATTTGAAGTATGTTGATAGTTTTCCAAGTATGTTCTAAATTCAAGATGTAGCGTATCTATACCCTCTTTTTCTAGTATGGATAAAATGGCTAAATTTAATTCTTGGCAAGCGTTAAAGTATAAATCAAAATTGTTATTAAATGCGCGAATATTGATGATGCGAGCATTCTGCTCAAGTCTGTCTAGCCAAACAAAACATTGATCGTGTAAAGAATTAATCGAACTAGGCATCTTTTGAATTGCCTGACAAATTATAGCAGTCTTTTCAGCCGAAATACTGTCAATGTTGAGAGTTAAATTAATGCCAAATGATTCTTCAGTGCCAGGATTTTGTGACCAATTCTCTACAATTCCAGTAATCATTTTGGAATTGGGTATCTTTTTGATAGAATCCCATTTGGCTAGACGAAGCTTTGTAGTTCTAATGCCAACTTCTAACACTTGAACACTGCCATCTATTCCCTCCACCATCACCCAGTCACCAGGTCGATATAGATTATCTATGTAAATAATAATGGTACAAAACCAGTCATAAATAATGTCTTTGATTAATAAACCGAAGGTGATTCCTACTCCACCGAACAGACCCACAAGCGCATTTGTAGAGGCTCCTAACAATACCTCACTTGCTTTTAAAACTACAACAGCGAGTGCCACTGTCTGAAACAAGCGAGGCACGTAGGGTACGAGCAAATCGTCTAGTTCGGTTTTAGTATGCAGTGTTAGTTTTCTCAGTATCTCTCCCAACAGTGGAGAGGCACGGTAAACAATATATGCACCTGCAACAATAGCACTCAAACTGAGAAGTTTTCTCAGCATCTCGCTTACTTGAAGCGGTAGGTTATCTGCCAAAATCAATTGCACTATCCAAAGTCCAGCAATCAAAATCAGCCAGCCTAACGGTTGCTCAAGAATCACAACTAACTCATCGTCTAATGTGGTACTTGTTCCGCTAGTAAAATCCTTGATTTTCTTGATGATAATCGAAGAAAACAACCCTCTCAACAGTTGTGTGAGCATGAGGATAGTGACGATGATACCTATTTCAGTTAGGGATATGTCTGCAATACTTATGTTTGAATTAAGTAGCGTTTCCTGCAAGTGTTTCCAAAAATTTTTCATAAAATTCAAGATTTCCATCACTTAAAAACCCAAAATGTTAAAGGCAAAAAATATAATTATTTTTTACGGTTTACTTGCCAACAAAGTAATTTTCTCGGCTCCTTGACTAGACTTAGCGATGTATATGCCTGCCAAAACTACAGAAAAAGCTAACCAGTTGAGAGGATTTAACTTTTCAGAAAAGATGATCCAAGCAAGTATGGCTGTAATTACTGGATCTAGCAGCAAGAACACGGACACGAACCCAGAAGAAAATTGTTTGAGGTTATGAGCTTGAAGACTTTGACCTAAAACTTGGCAGATTAATGCTTGGGCAACTATTGCCAACCACCCAGCCCAAGAAGAGGGAAAAAGTACATCTTCCGTTAGCACAACGATGGGGAAAGTTAACACTGTCCCGAAAAAGGAACACCACAAAAGTAGGGTTGTCGCACTAAACTTGGCTCGAAGTTTTTCAACAGTTAGCAGGTTGGCGGCAGAAAAGACGGCAGATAGCATGGCAAGCGAGTCACCTGTAAAGTTATCACTGGCTAGACGCAAATCACCGAGTCCAATTAAGATTGATCCACTGATGGCAAGTACCATGCCAATGAGGAATCTGCCTTCAAAAGATTGACTGAGAAACAGCCATCCGATCGCAGTGGTGAAAAGCGGGGTGACGTTATGTAGTAGATTAGAGTTTGCCACACTGGTCTGAGTTAGAGACCAAGCCCAGGTGATTAAGGTGCCTGTGAAAAAAACACTCATTGTCAGCAACAAGACTAGATCGCTGCTGGTGTAATGTGGCTTTTCGAGGGGGGAGTCGCCGGAGTGTCTTTGGCTCAAGCGAGTGAGCAGATTTCCTAATCCTAAAATCAGAGTGGCTACCCAGAAGCGATTGAATATTGTCGCCACAGGACCTAGTTCCCGTTCACTCAATCTAATGAAGATGGCGGCAAAGGATAAAGCAAAGATCGCGAGAAATAACGAAATTAGTTTGAGACTTCTTGGGGGTTGCTGCGCGACCGCATCTGTTGTCCGCTCTAGGGTGTTATACATTTAATCTGCCTATTTATAAAAACCACAACCTTACAAGTGAAGTATTGATATAGCAGAAGTCAGGAGTCAAGAGTCAGAATTCAAGCCTTTACTGTGATTGGATTTGAGATTGAGAAGAATGCCCTAACACGGGCAGTTGCTATATTGAATCCGAATCAGGTATTTAAACACTCAATAGCTGGTTTTTTACTGTGATAGTTTCAGTTCGATGCCGAGCAAAAACAGAACCAAAAGCCTTTTTAAGTAGATTTCAAATCCTCAATCTATCTTGAAAATATCTTTCAAATAAATTTGACAATTTTCACCCAATACAGGTACATTTATTGGTTTTATTTTAATTGAAAGCGGGTAGTAAAACTTATAAATTCTTCAATATCGTATTTGATTGTGTCGCAAATAGTATCAAGGGGTAAGTCGTTGGGATCGTAACCAAAGGGATTTTCTATTTCCAGCCCAATTTCTTCAATGCCCAGTAATGTAAAACTAATCAAACCAACAAATATTCCTGTTCCCCAGCCCAAATCTTTAACTAACTGAAAAGGTAATAACAGGCAGTAAATTAATAACAGTTGCTTGAGATGAATAGAATAAGCTAGGGGGAGGGGCGTTCTTAAAATGCGTTCACAGTGTCCTAAAGACTCCATCATACTTTTGACAGTAGTTTGCAGAAAAACTACATGACTATAATGTAATACAGCATTACCCCGTTGATACTGCTGTTGTAGATAATCTGCTATCCAAAAGGTAATCTGTAATGGTGGATTGTTGATTGTCTTTAACTGTAAATACTGCGATCGCGACATTAATTGTTCTAATTCCCTATTTACAGGTTCTGACCTAAGATACAACTTACACGCCACCAGGAAAGCAGCTACGAGGCGTAAAACTGCAATTCTTTTGGCTCTATCTTCGGGTTCAATATCGTTCATCATTGCCCCAATTTGCCAAGCCAGGTTACGGGCATCGTTACCTAAATTTCCCCATAATCTACGACCTTCCCAAAACCGTTCGTAAGCAGTGTTAGTTCGGAAAACTAATAATAAACCTAAGACGATGCTGGGAATGATACTTGCAAAAATAGGTTGGGATACAGGGAGGTTAAAATAGTAAAGTACAGAAATAATAAAGCTAAATACACCAAACCCAATAACTCGTTGATAAATGACTGGGATAACTGACCCTTTTATCTGGAAAGCAAGTATAAACCAGTTTTTTGTTTTTGTTTTCATCCTAACTGAAAGAATTGATAGCACTTGTGCCACACCAAGCGTGGCACAATATCATACCCTTTCTCCTGCATTCCTGCATAGAGCCGTCGTACAAATAAGCGAACACAATCGTCATTTTTTAATGTTGAATAGGATGGGGCTTCACCGCTACCGATCGCACGTAGATCGGAAAGTAGTTTTGGATGAAACTGGTAAGTAAAGGAGCGTCGGATTTTCTTAGTTTCAAAGTCTTTGTAGTTAATGCACGTAGCGGAATATTCTGTAATTATTCCACCATCAAGTGCTGTTAAAGAGATAATTTAACTGTGAACAAATAGATTTAAATATATAAATTTAAACACTGACTATGGGTTTAGAGTTGTTTTGAGGTTTAGCCTCTGGTGTAGCACTGGATTTGAGATATCGCACCACTTCTTCATAAATTTGACTGCTAATGCGATCGCCCCGCCGACCATTTTCCAGTTTGATGTCATCTACAAAGAAATTCAGCTTGAACTCGATGTAAATACCCGATTCATCGTGATTCGTTCCAGTCATTAAAATTTGTGGTTCCTGCCATTTGCGTCGGGGTTCTTTAAATCGTTCCCGTAACCACTGTTTCAACTCCATCACATAATCATCTAAGCGGGTTTCCTCGCGTTGGGGATTTGATATTTTTAGGAAGAGGCGTTGCACTCGGCGCTTGAGCATATTGATCTTAAGTTCCCACTCGTCGGGAATCACGGCTTCATCCTCATTGAGTAAATTGGGGTCACGAATCCAGGCACGATACCACTGTCTAACCAGTTTAATTAGCGTGTCATCCAAGCGATTTTCAATAAATTCAAACAGTAAACGATTATTTTTAGTTGTATTGATAACTTCAATTCCAATTGAAGTTAAAATTTCTAGATATTCCTGTTGCACATTGTCAATTTCATCCTGAGTCAAGCCGCCTTTTTCAGCAAACTGGAGAGTCACGGCTAAGGCTTCTAGTGCTTGATCAATCTCTTCTAATTTGAGATTTACTTCACTTTCTGCCAAAAGCCGCAGCTTTCCCAATTTTTGTTGTTTTGCCAGATTTTGATCGGCTAGGGCATTGTAGTAGCAATCCATCAATTCTAGCTTTCTGTCAATATCTCCTAGCGTATCAGGATGAGCTAGAATGGCGGCTTCCATTACTTGTTTTGCATCATCCAGTTGATAGCCTTGCAAAAC contains:
- a CDS encoding mechanosensitive ion channel family protein; the protein is MKNFWKHLQETLLNSNISIADISLTEIGIIVTILMLTQLLRGLFSSIIIKKIKDFTSGTSTTLDDELVVILEQPLGWLILIAGLWIVQLILADNLPLQVSEMLRKLLSLSAIVAGAYIVYRASPLLGEILRKLTLHTKTELDDLLVPYVPRLFQTVALAVVVLKASEVLLGASTNALVGLFGGVGITFGLLIKDIIYDWFCTIIIYIDNLYRPGDWVMVEGIDGSVQVLEVGIRTTKLRLAKWDSIKKIPNSKMITGIVENWSQNPGTEESFGINLTLNIDSISAEKTAIICQAIQKMPSSINSLHDQCFVWLDRLEQNARIINIRAFNNNFDLYFNACQELNLAILSILEKEGIDTLHLEFRTYLENYQHTSNKNVKTIT
- a CDS encoding bestrophin family protein — encoded protein: MKTKTKNWFILAFQIKGSVIPVIYQRVIGFGVFSFIISVLYYFNLPVSQPIFASIIPSIVLGLLLVFRTNTAYERFWEGRRLWGNLGNDARNLAWQIGAMMNDIEPEDRAKRIAVLRLVAAFLVACKLYLRSEPVNRELEQLMSRSQYLQLKTINNPPLQITFWIADYLQQQYQRGNAVLHYSHVVFLQTTVKSMMESLGHCERILRTPLPLAYSIHLKQLLLIYCLLLPFQLVKDLGWGTGIFVGLISFTLLGIEEIGLEIENPFGYDPNDLPLDTICDTIKYDIEEFISFTTRFQLK
- a CDS encoding DMT family transporter, encoding MYNTLERTTDAVAQQPPRSLKLISLFLAIFALSFAAIFIRLSERELGPVATIFNRFWVATLILGLGNLLTRLSQRHSGDSPLEKPHYTSSDLVLLLTMSVFFTGTLITWAWSLTQTSVANSNLLHNVTPLFTTAIGWLFLSQSFEGRFLIGMVLAISGSILIGLGDLRLASDNFTGDSLAMLSAVFSAANLLTVEKLRAKFSATTLLLWCSFFGTVLTFPIVVLTEDVLFPSSWAGWLAIVAQALICQVLGQSLQAHNLKQFSSGFVSVFLLLDPVITAILAWIIFSEKLNPLNWLAFSVVLAGIYIAKSSQGAEKITLLASKP
- a CDS encoding mechanosensitive ion channel family protein, translating into MLEKFLPFAVNSWAFVLSDLAISAIATTLLYFVSFYILRSIFRKFERDIALVTLNVSMYPVLIAFVIVTLKFSFHRLIEIDLIEGLDRCFTASLIVVISYWFIQLFTQVFIYYLKDYTKQTEVMWDDVLLPLLDAVIPVVIILFATVLVLKSFGVDLTSIWVALGGATFIIGFAVKDILANFFSGVVLLIDTPFQFGDVLRLENGSVGILRKIGVRVTQLYILENHCDVYIPNSVLQGQNITNLSRPTTYYFYSTKIEVLQGYQLDDAKQVMEAAILAHPDTLGDIDRKLELMDCYYNALADQNLAKQQKLGKLRLLAESEVNLKLEEIDQALEALAVTLQFAEKGGLTQDEIDNVQQEYLEILTSIGIEVINTTKNNRLLFEFIENRLDDTLIKLVRQWYRAWIRDPNLLNEDEAVIPDEWELKINMLKRRVQRLFLKISNPQREETRLDDYVMELKQWLRERFKEPRRKWQEPQILMTGTNHDESGIYIEFKLNFFVDDIKLENGRRGDRISSQIYEEVVRYLKSSATPEAKPQNNSKPIVSV